From a region of the Hemibagrus wyckioides isolate EC202008001 linkage group LG06, SWU_Hwy_1.0, whole genome shotgun sequence genome:
- the gpr18 gene encoding N-arachidonyl glycine receptor: METNTSWAITSEGDLPPVFKTVSLVFYSIIFAVGLVVNLTALWVFALTTKRRSSVTIYMINVAVVDLIFIALLPFRMAYYSMDYWPFGDMFCRINAALTILYPCLALWLFALISADRYVAIVQPRHSKELKNVNKALLSCVGIWVMTLGGAASLLFLEDDPDQFSNHTTCLKMHDIVYLRRDNSVHFARLAFFFLVPMLIMVGCYIIIVENLMHGRTSKLKPNVKQKSIRIIITLIMQVLVCFVPFHVCFVLLLFENSGQDYSTWGAFTTFLMNMSTVLDIILYYIVSKQFQDRVISVILYRNYLRSVRRKSRHTGSVRSLSNLTSAMI; the protein is encoded by the coding sequence ATGGAAACAAACACATCATGGGCCATCACCTCTGAGGGTGATCTCCCACCAGTATTCAAAACAGTCAGTCTGGTGTTCTATAGCATCATATTCGCCGTAGGCTTGGTGGTCAATCTCACAGCGCTCTGGGTTTTTGCTCTAACTACAAAAAGAAGGAGTTCTGTGACCATCTACATGATCAATGTGGCTGTTGTGGACCTCATCTTCATTGCCCTGCTTCCTTTCCGAATGGCCTACTACAGCATGGACTATTGGCCGTTTGGTGATATGTTCTGCAGGATCAATGCAGCACTAACCATACTCTATCCATGTTTGGCTCTCTGGCTCTTTGCCCTCATTAGTGCTGACCGTTATGTAGCCATAGTTCAGCCACGGCATAGCAAAGAGCTCAAGAACGTAAACAAGGCTTTGCTGTCATGCGTGGGTATCTGGGTCATGACCCTGGGTGGTGCTGCGTCACTTCTTTTCCTGGAAGACGATCCGGACCAATTCTCCAACCACACCACCTGCTTGAAGATGCATGACATCGTCTACCTGCGCCGTGACAACTCTGTCCACTTCGCTCGTCTGGCTTTCTTCTTCTTAGTGCCAATGCTTATTATGGTGGGCTGTTATATCATCATTGTGGAAAACCTGATGCACGGGCGCACATCCAAACTCAAGCCCAACGTGAAGCAGAAATCCATCCGTATCATCATCACACTGATCATGCAAGTGCTGGTGTGCTTTGTTCCCTTCCATGTCTGCTTTGTGCTCCTGCTTTTTGAGAACAGTGGTCAGGATTACAGCACCTGGGGCGCGTTTACAACCTTCCTGATGAACATGAGTACAGTGCTGGACATTATACTGTACTACATAGTTTCTAAGCAGTTTCAAGACCGAGTGATAAGTGTGATCCTCTACAGAAACTATTTGAGAAGTGTGAGGAGAAAGAGTCGACACACAGGAAGCGTACGCTCTCTCAGTAACCTTACCAGTGCCATGATCTGA
- the gpr183a gene encoding G-protein coupled receptor 183-A — protein sequence MVMMATPNSSSMATSIISNCTNLYDHRGWAHVLLPVIYTFIFIVGLLGNLLALHVIWPNMKKINSTTVYSANLVVSDILFALALPLRVAYYAMGFHWPMGEGLCKASALLFYINMYAGVNFMTCLSVDRFIAVVLPLRFSCFRKIHNVRYICIGVWMLVLAQTLPLLSMPMSREEHDGYITCMEYPNFEQVEGLPYMLIGAVFLGYGIPLVTILLCYSALCSKLRELARTNQLTEKSGLSRKAIGVICCVILVFVVCYSPYHIDLLQYMIRKLKYQTDCDELHAFQISLHVTVSFMNLNSCLDPFIYFFACKGYKKKVLKLLKRQVSMSLSSMVRTSPEEYSRDIDKINMSSRVYHRERSSMIVSD from the coding sequence ATGGTGATGATGGCAACTCCGAACAGCAGCAGCATGGCTACCTCTATTATTAGCAACTGCACCAACTTATATGATCATCGTGGGTGGGCGCACGTACTCCTACCTGTAATTTACACTTTCATCTTCATTGTGGGTTTGTTGGGAAATCTTTTGGCACTGCATGTCATCTGGCCTAATATGAAAAAGATCAACTCCACTACGGTTTACTCTGCAAACCTGGTTGTGTCTGACATCCTTTTCGCTCTCGCACTCCCTCTGCGAGTGGCTTACTATGCCATGGGATTTCACTGGCCAATGGGAGAGGGCTTGTGTAAGGCCTCAGCTCTGCTGTTCTACATAAATATGTATGCTGGAGTGAACTTCATGACCTGCTTGAGCGTGGATCGCTTCATTGCTGTGGTGCTCCCGTTGCGCTTCAGCTGCTTCCGTAAAATTCACAATGTGCGATATATCTGCATCGGGGTGTGGATGCTGGTGCTGGCCCAAACTCTGCCTCTCCTCTCCATGCCAATGAGCCGTGAGGAGCATGATGGCTACATCACATGCATGGAATACCCCAACTTTGAGCAGGTTGAAGGCTTGCCCTATATGCTGATTGGTGCAGTGTTCCTTGGCTATGGCATTCCTTTGGTAACCATCTTGCTCTGCTACTCTGCTCTTTGCTCCAAACTGCGTGAGCTAGCCAGGACAAACCAGTTGACAGAAAAGTCAGGCCTTAGCCGCAAGGCCATCGGTGTGATCTGTTGTGTCATCCTGGTGTTTGTGGTTTGCTACAGTCCATATCACATAGACCTGCTGCAGTATATGATCCGAAAACTTAAATACCAAACAGATTGTGATGAACTGCATGCCTTTCAGATCTCCCTGCATGTCACTGTCAGCTTTATGAACCTCAACTCCTGCTTGGACCCTTTCATCTACTTCTTCGCCTGTAAAGGCTACAAGAAGAAGGTGCTGAAGCTGCTGAAGAGGCAAGTGAGCATGTCGTTATCTAGTATGGTTCGGACATCGCCAGAAGAATATTCTAGAGACATTGACAAAATCAACATGAGCAGCAGAGTCTATCACAGGGAAAGGAGCAGCATGatagtgagtgactga